From the Candidatus Methylomirabilota bacterium genome, one window contains:
- a CDS encoding ABC transporter permease: protein MLTFIVRRLLLAIPVLLGVIFVVMLTVELIPGDAVTLMLGEHATKEAVERLRDFLGLDRPLLARYGQYLGKLVRGDLGRSIQQNRPVVDELAEAWPATVELAVAALLLAAAVGVAAGIVSAVWPNSLFDAVARLGSLFGLSMPVFWTGLVLIVVFALWLPWFPVGGSGSASHLVLPAVTLALPSIAMIARMTRSSVLEVLREDYVRTARAKGVREQWVVMKHALRNATIPILTLVGLQAGQLLGGAVLTETVFAWPGLGRLMVKAIFARDYILLQGAVLVFALAFVVVNLLVDLSYGALDPRISRQG from the coding sequence ATGCTCACGTTCATCGTCCGCCGTCTGCTGCTGGCCATCCCCGTGCTCCTCGGCGTCATCTTCGTCGTCATGCTGACGGTCGAGCTGATCCCCGGGGACGCGGTCACGCTCATGCTCGGCGAGCACGCGACCAAGGAGGCCGTCGAGAGGCTCCGCGACTTCCTGGGCCTGGACCGGCCGCTCCTGGCCCGTTACGGCCAGTACCTCGGGAAGCTCGTCCGCGGAGACCTCGGTCGGTCGATCCAGCAGAATCGCCCCGTCGTCGACGAGCTGGCCGAGGCGTGGCCGGCCACCGTCGAGTTGGCCGTGGCCGCGCTCCTGCTGGCGGCGGCCGTGGGGGTCGCGGCCGGCATCGTCTCGGCCGTGTGGCCGAACTCGCTGTTCGACGCGGTGGCGCGGCTGGGATCGCTGTTCGGCCTGTCGATGCCCGTCTTCTGGACCGGCCTCGTCCTCATCGTCGTCTTCGCGCTGTGGCTTCCGTGGTTCCCGGTCGGCGGAAGCGGTTCCGCCTCGCATCTCGTGCTGCCCGCCGTCACGCTCGCCCTTCCTTCGATTGCCATGATCGCGCGCATGACGCGCTCGAGCGTGCTGGAGGTCCTGCGGGAGGACTACGTCCGGACCGCCCGGGCCAAGGGCGTCCGGGAGCAGTGGGTGGTGATGAAGCACGCCCTCCGGAACGCGACGATCCCGATCCTCACGCTGGTCGGGCTCCAGGCGGGCCAGCTTCTGGGGGGCGCGGTCCTCACCGAGACGGTCTTCGCCTGGCCGGGGCTCGGCCGCCTCATGGTGAAGGCGATCTTCGCCCGCGACTACATCCTGCTCCAGGGCGCCGTGCTCGTCTTCGCGCTCGCCTTCGTGGTCGTGAACCTGCTCGTGGACCTGTCGTACGGGGCTCTGGACCCGCGGATCTCCCGTCAGGGCTGA
- a CDS encoding SDR family NAD(P)-dependent oxidoreductase — protein MGAERLAGRVAIVTGAAHGIGRAICVELARAGASVWACDVLDEELAGTRRAVEEGTGRPCRTALVDVTDPARVTAFVDEGAGPEGRVDILVNTAGGVAGQTMRPVEEVSDADWHRIFAINLDGAFHFTRAVAPRMKAGRRGSIVNISSGAGRSHSLTGIQAYASAKAGLIGFTRQTARELGPYGIRVNCVAPGFIRSNPASERQWQAMGEEGQRRLLESLALRRLGQPEEVARVVVFFASDDAAYVTGQTISADGGHWMLG, from the coding sequence ATGGGAGCCGAGCGTCTCGCCGGTCGCGTCGCCATCGTGACGGGCGCCGCCCACGGGATCGGGCGGGCCATCTGCGTCGAGCTGGCCCGAGCCGGGGCATCGGTCTGGGCCTGCGACGTCCTGGACGAGGAGCTGGCCGGCACCCGGCGCGCGGTCGAGGAGGGCACGGGCCGGCCCTGCCGGACCGCGCTGGTCGACGTCACCGACCCGGCTCGGGTCACCGCCTTCGTCGACGAGGGGGCGGGCCCCGAGGGTCGGGTCGACATCCTCGTGAACACCGCCGGGGGCGTGGCCGGCCAGACGATGCGCCCGGTCGAGGAGGTCTCGGACGCCGACTGGCACCGCATCTTCGCCATCAACCTGGACGGGGCCTTCCACTTCACGCGAGCCGTCGCCCCGCGGATGAAGGCCGGCCGCCGCGGGAGCATCGTCAACATCTCCTCGGGAGCCGGGCGCTCCCACAGCCTCACCGGCATCCAGGCTTACGCGAGCGCCAAGGCCGGTCTCATCGGGTTCACCCGGCAGACGGCCCGCGAGCTCGGGCCCTACGGGATCCGGGTCAACTGCGTCGCGCCGGGATTCATCCGGTCCAACCCGGCCTCCGAGCGCCAGTGGCAGGCCATGGGCGAGGAAGGGCAGCGGCGGCTCCTGGAGTCGCTCGCGCTCCGGCGCCTGGGGCAGCCGGAAGAGGTCGCCCGGGTCGTGGTGTTCTTCGCCTCCGACGACGCCGCCTACGTCACGGGGCAGACCATCAGCGCGGATGGCGGCCACTGGATGCTCGGATGA
- a CDS encoding ABC transporter permease, with translation MSAGPVAGVAVAALPAVERRGATLLGDAWRRFCRNRLALIGLAVVTVLLAAAVFAPWLAPYDPGKQSLFEKRARPGAKYVLGADEFGRDILSRVIYGSRVALLVGTLSVAIALLAGLALGSLAGFVGGWVDATVMRGIEVLLAFPYLLLAIAVVSALGPGALNTTIAVGIWGAPPVTRIVRGSVLALKETEYVSAARALGAPSLMLIGRHILPNVLPTVVVYGTLFMANAILVEAALSFLGLGVQPPTPSWGLMVSMGRDVLLVAPHVATIPGLAIMVAVLGFNLVGDGLRDALDPRLRGA, from the coding sequence ATGAGCGCCGGGCCCGTGGCTGGCGTCGCAGTGGCGGCGCTGCCGGCGGTCGAGCGGCGGGGCGCGACCCTCCTCGGAGACGCCTGGCGCCGCTTTTGCCGAAACCGCCTCGCCCTGATCGGCCTCGCGGTCGTCACCGTGCTCCTGGCCGCGGCGGTGTTCGCGCCCTGGCTGGCGCCCTACGATCCCGGGAAGCAGAGCCTCTTCGAGAAGCGGGCCCGCCCGGGCGCGAAGTACGTGCTGGGGGCCGACGAGTTCGGGCGCGACATCCTCTCCCGCGTGATCTACGGAAGCCGGGTCGCCTTGCTGGTGGGCACGCTCTCGGTGGCCATCGCGCTGCTGGCGGGCCTCGCCCTCGGGAGCCTGGCCGGGTTCGTCGGCGGGTGGGTCGATGCCACGGTCATGCGTGGGATCGAGGTGTTGCTGGCCTTCCCGTACCTCCTCCTCGCCATCGCCGTCGTGTCGGCCCTGGGCCCCGGCGCCCTCAACACCACGATTGCCGTCGGGATCTGGGGCGCGCCGCCGGTCACGCGCATCGTTCGCGGCTCGGTGCTGGCGTTGAAGGAGACCGAGTACGTCAGCGCGGCCCGGGCGCTGGGAGCGCCGAGCCTGATGCTGATCGGCCGGCACATCCTCCCGAACGTCCTGCCGACGGTCGTCGTCTACGGAACGCTCTTCATGGCGAACGCGATCCTGGTCGAGGCGGCCCTGTCGTTCCTGGGACTCGGGGTCCAGCCCCCGACGCCGTCGTGGGGTCTCATGGTGTCGATGGGCCGCGACGTTCTCCTGGTGGCGCCCCACGTCGCGACCATCCCGGGGCTCGCCATCATGGTCGCCGTCCTCGGCTTCAACCTGGTGGGCGACGGCCTCCGCGACGCCCTCGACCCCCGCCTGCGCGGCGCCTGA
- a CDS encoding D-aminoacylase encodes MLDAKIEGATVVDGTGAPGFQADVGIRDAMIAAVGDLAREPAGLTLPAHGRTLAPGFIDMHSHSDWRLWGNRRAESKIRQGVTTEVVGNCGFSPAPVNPAFREDLRGFALYIPPGLDLSWRSVGEYLDRFEGDGCALNVVQLVGHGTLRIAAMGFARRPPTAAELDTMRRLVAESLEGGAWGLSTGLIYAPGSFADTGEIVELARVAARGGGFYASHIRGEGTTLLDAVSEAIRIGREGGLPVEVSHLKAAGRLHWGKVTEALALIDGARADGLDVTADAYPYTASSTTLRTLLPDWALEGGIEATLARLADSTTRARITAEVEAGTGSRENFAANVGWDAIMIAYAPTRRDAEGRRLSELGRAWGLAPSEAALRLIEAERGKASMILFQLDEADVRRVLAHPQVMIGSDGSALAASGELAQGMPHPRNYGTFPRVLGRYSRDEGVLALEQAIYKMTGLPARRLGLADRGVIRVGARADLVVFDPRTVEDRATYEAPHQYPRGIEHVLVNGRLVIRDGEHTGSLPGRVLRRS; translated from the coding sequence ATGCTCGACGCCAAGATCGAGGGCGCCACCGTCGTCGACGGGACCGGCGCTCCGGGGTTCCAGGCCGACGTGGGGATCCGCGACGCGATGATCGCCGCGGTCGGTGACCTCGCGCGCGAGCCGGCCGGGCTCACCCTCCCCGCTCACGGCCGCACGCTGGCGCCGGGGTTCATCGACATGCACTCCCATTCCGACTGGCGGCTCTGGGGCAACCGCCGAGCCGAGTCCAAGATCCGGCAAGGCGTCACCACCGAGGTAGTGGGGAACTGCGGCTTCTCGCCGGCCCCGGTCAACCCGGCCTTCCGGGAGGATCTCCGGGGCTTCGCCCTCTACATTCCGCCGGGCCTCGACCTCTCGTGGCGTTCGGTCGGCGAGTACCTCGACCGCTTCGAGGGGGACGGCTGCGCCCTCAACGTGGTCCAGCTGGTGGGGCATGGAACGCTCCGCATCGCGGCGATGGGGTTCGCCCGCCGTCCCCCCACCGCTGCCGAGCTCGACACGATGCGCCGGCTGGTGGCGGAAAGCCTGGAGGGCGGCGCCTGGGGCCTGTCCACCGGGCTCATCTACGCCCCGGGCTCGTTCGCCGACACGGGCGAGATCGTGGAGCTGGCGCGCGTGGCGGCGCGCGGGGGCGGCTTCTACGCGAGCCACATCCGCGGCGAGGGAACGACGCTGCTCGACGCCGTCAGCGAGGCGATCCGGATCGGCCGCGAGGGCGGGCTGCCGGTCGAGGTGAGCCATCTCAAGGCGGCGGGGCGCCTCCACTGGGGCAAGGTGACGGAGGCCCTCGCGCTCATCGACGGCGCCCGGGCGGACGGCCTCGACGTCACGGCCGACGCCTACCCCTACACGGCCTCGAGCACCACGCTTCGCACCCTGCTGCCCGACTGGGCGCTGGAGGGCGGCATCGAGGCGACCCTGGCGCGCCTGGCCGACTCCACGACGCGCGCCCGGATCACGGCCGAGGTCGAGGCCGGGACCGGCAGCCGCGAGAACTTCGCGGCCAACGTGGGCTGGGACGCGATCATGATCGCCTACGCCCCGACCCGCCGCGACGCGGAAGGGCGGCGCCTCTCGGAGCTCGGCCGGGCCTGGGGCCTGGCGCCGTCCGAGGCGGCGCTCCGGCTGATCGAGGCGGAGCGCGGCAAGGCGTCCATGATCCTCTTCCAGCTCGACGAGGCGGACGTCCGGCGCGTGCTGGCCCACCCCCAGGTGATGATCGGCTCCGACGGGTCAGCGCTCGCGGCCTCCGGCGAGCTCGCGCAGGGGATGCCGCATCCGCGTAACTACGGCACCTTTCCGCGGGTGCTCGGCCGCTACAGCCGGGACGAGGGCGTCCTCGCGCTCGAGCAGGCGATCTACAAGATGACGGGGCTTCCCGCCCGACGGCTGGGACTCGCGGACCGGGGCGTGATCCGGGTCGGCGCCCGGGCGGACCTCGTGGTCTTCGACCCGCGCACGGTGGAGGACCGGGCGACGTACGAGGCGCCCCACCAGTACCCCCGCGGCATCGAGCACGTCCTGGTCAACGGCCGCCTGGTGATCCGCGACGGCGAGCACACCGGCAGCCTGCCGGGCCGGGTGCTCCGACGGTCTTGA